TGGGGCAGATCGAAATTGAGCTTGAAGACACTAAAGCGCCAATCAGCACCCGGAATTTCCTTGGCTACGTCGACAGCGGCTTCTACAGCAACACCATCTTTCACCGGGTCATCCCAGGGTTCATGATTCAGGGCGGTGGCTTTACCTCATCGATGATGCAAAAGCCGACCAAAGACCCGATTCAAAACGAAGCGGGTAACGGTCTGCATAATGTGCGGGGCACGATTGCCATGGCGCGTACATCGGATGTGAACTCGGCCACTAGCCAGTTTTTTATTAACCACCGTGACAACGATTCCCTGGACAGCACTCCAGGTCGTATCGGTTACGCCGTATTTGGCAAGGTGGTCAAGGGCATGGATGTGGTCGACATGATTGCGCAAACGCCAACTGGCACCAAACAAGGCATGCAGAACGTGCCTAACGTGCCAATACTGATCAAATCCGCTAAACGCATCGACTGAACAAATCCGCATCGAGCTGTGTGAAACCCGCGTGAGTAGACGTGGTTTCATTCGGTTGGATGAGGGCGTTTTCTACCTGTAAGGAGAGCCCGCTGCGGTGGGCGTCAGCCCCAATGTTTTATCGCCGCTTCGAGCAACTAATCGATATTTTCCGTGACGCCCCTACGGTGGCTCCTCCGAGTAAAGTCTTCTCGTTCTATGTCTACTACCTGCGACAGGTCTGGCCCAGCTTTGCGGCATTGCTTATCGTCGGGCTCATTGGTGCGCTGATCGAAGTGGCATTGTTCAGTTACCTGAGTCGCATTATCGACCTGGCCCAAGGCGTACCGGACCCAAACTTCTTTAGCGTGCACCGTAGTGAACTGATCTGGATGATGGTCGTGACGCTCTTGTTCCGTCCGATTTTTGTCGGCCTACACGACCTATTGGTTCATCAAACCATCAGCCCTGGCATGACCAGCATGATTCGCTGGCAAAACCACAGTTACGTTCTCAAGCAGAGCATCAACTTTTTCCAGAACGATTTCGCCGGACGCATTGCCCAGCGGATCATGCAGACTGGCAACTCGTTACGTGACTCGGCGGTGCAAGCGGTGGACGCGTTGTGGCATGTGTTGATCTACGCCATCGGCTCGCTGGTGCTATTCGCCGAAGCTGATTGGAGACTGATGATTCCGTTGCTGACGTGGATCGTTTTGTACATTCTGGCGTTGTGGTACTTCGTACCTCGGGTCAAAGAACGCTCGGTGGTGTCTTCAGAGGCGCGCTCCAAGCTAATGGGGCGCATTGTCGACGGCTACACCAACATCGCGACCCTCAAGCTGTTCGCGCACACCAATTTCGAGCAGCAATACGCCCGCGAAGCAATAAGCGAACAAACGGAAAAAACCCAACTCGCTGGCCGCGTAGTCACAGAGATGGACACGGTGATCACCAGTCTGAACGGCGTCTTGATTGTCACCACCACGGGGCTGGCTCTGTGGTTATGGACGCAATCCTCGATCACCGTAGGCGCCATCGCTTTGGCTACTGGGCTGGCGATTCGTATCGTCAACATGTCGGGATGGATCATGTGGGTGGTCAACGGCATTTTTGAAAACATCGGTATGGTACAGGACGGTCTAAAAACCATCGCCCAGCCCGTCAGTGTGACTGACCGCGATAAAGCGCCAAATCTGAATGTGGAGCGCGGCGGTGTGAAATTTGAAAACGTCGATTTCCACTACGGTAAAAGCAGCGGGATCATTGGCGGCTTGAATTTAAACATCAAGCCTGGGGAAAAAATTGGTTTGATTGGTCCGTCCGGGGCGGGGAAGTCAACACTGGTTAACCTGCTACTGCGTCTGTATGACCTGCAAG
The nucleotide sequence above comes from Pseudomonas sp. AB6. Encoded proteins:
- a CDS encoding peptidylprolyl isomerase, which produces MLKKIAFAACSLLFAANLMAAQPTGKPTHVLLTTDMGQIEIELEDTKAPISTRNFLGYVDSGFYSNTIFHRVIPGFMIQGGGFTSSMMQKPTKDPIQNEAGNGLHNVRGTIAMARTSDVNSATSQFFINHRDNDSLDSTPGRIGYAVFGKVVKGMDVVDMIAQTPTGTKQGMQNVPNVPILIKSAKRID
- a CDS encoding ABC transporter ATP-binding protein yields the protein MFYRRFEQLIDIFRDAPTVAPPSKVFSFYVYYLRQVWPSFAALLIVGLIGALIEVALFSYLSRIIDLAQGVPDPNFFSVHRSELIWMMVVTLLFRPIFVGLHDLLVHQTISPGMTSMIRWQNHSYVLKQSINFFQNDFAGRIAQRIMQTGNSLRDSAVQAVDALWHVLIYAIGSLVLFAEADWRLMIPLLTWIVLYILALWYFVPRVKERSVVSSEARSKLMGRIVDGYTNIATLKLFAHTNFEQQYAREAISEQTEKTQLAGRVVTEMDTVITSLNGVLIVTTTGLALWLWTQSSITVGAIALATGLAIRIVNMSGWIMWVVNGIFENIGMVQDGLKTIAQPVSVTDRDKAPNLNVERGGVKFENVDFHYGKSSGIIGGLNLNIKPGEKIGLIGPSGAGKSTLVNLLLRLYDLQGGRILIDGQDISHVAQESLRERVGMITQDTSLLHRSIRDNLLYGKPDATDAELWEAARKARADEFIPLLSDAEGRTGFDAHVGERGVKLSGGQRQRIAIARVLLKDAPILIMDEATSALDSEVEAAIQESLETLMQGKTVIAIAHRLSTIARMDRLVVLEMGHIAESGTHAELLAHGGLYARLWQHQTGGFVGID